The Macaca mulatta isolate MMU2019108-1 chromosome 19, T2T-MMU8v2.0, whole genome shotgun sequence sequence ccatggtgaaaccccatctctactagaaatacaaaaattagtatagCAAGGTGGTgatcgcctgtaatcccaactacttgggagactgaggcaggagaatcacctgaacttgggaggcgcaggttgcagtgagccaagatcacacgccactgcactccagccttgaagacagaacaagactccatctcaaaaaagaaaaaaaaatcctggctcttattaatccttttaatttttaattttgttccatCAGGCGGACAATTATGGCATTATATTACTGAGAATTTTTCCAGGTAGGAGATATTGgtcatcctcctttttttttttttttttttttttttgagacggagtctcactctgtcgcccaggctggagtgcagtggccggatctcagctcactgcaagctctgcctcccgggtttaagccattctcctgcctcagcctcccgagtagctgggactacaggcgcccaccacctcgcctggctagttttttgtatttttagtagagacggggtttcaccatgttagccaggatggtctcgatctcctgacctcatgatccacccgtctcggcctcccaaagtgctgggattacaggcttgagccaccgcgcccggccctccttttttttttgagacaggatctcaccctgtcTTTAATACAATGGTGGGATCagagcctcaagcgatcctcagcctcctgagtagctggaactacaggtgtgcaccactgcacctggctaatttccttttaaatttttttgtacagtcgaggtctcactatgttgcccagggttgtctcaaactcctggtctcaagcgatcctcctgccttggccttccaaagtgctgggattgcaggtgtgagccacctctccctgcctcttCATCCTCTTATAagcttatttctttgtatttccctTGCTATTTACTCCTTGTCTCTTTCTGGTTAGGTATTCATCTTATTTATGAactctttttgtgtattttttctaggttttgatcttttttcttctgttatatgCATTAACAAGAAAATTACTTTCAACCTGTTGATTGACATGTATTTTCATGGTGATATGTTTTAGAAAGTAATATTTCTTAATAAGATGAATCATATTGCTAAAAGTAGTAATGATGAATTTCCATGCATTACTGTTTTACTGtaacaattttaatatattgatgGATTTTGTTTGCtgcttttcataaaattttgCAGTTCTATGAATTGAGacattttcctttagttttctggcttttttttgttctgttatgGTATATTTGGTTATCAAGATTATACTAGGATTTGTGCTACTAATGTAAGAAGTTAAGAAGCTCCTAACACATTCTGCTCTCTGGAAAAGTTGATTATAATCACCTCATTGaaggtttgttttatttctctcttagaGCATTCAGAACAGATTTCCTATTTGGGAATTAACCTTAGGTTTCTTCTGAGGTTGttgttttatttagcatttatactgcttgttaaatatatttgctttctctATATATTCCCTGAAAATTATgttcttcatttcatttacttctgtttTTTCTGTATTATCTGCTTTCCACtttctctggttttgttttgctgctgCATATCTGAGACATAGATAGTTCAGTGTTAAGAgcatggggctgggcgtggtggctcacacctctaatcccagcactttgggaggctgagatgggtggatcacctgaggtcaggagttcaagaccagcctgacgaacttggtgaaaccccatctctactaaacaggaaaaattagccgggcgtggtggctcatgcctataatcccagctacttgggaggctgaggcaggagaatcacttgaacccgggaggcagaggttgcagtgagctgagatagtgccattgcactccagcctgggcaacaagatcaaaactttgtcaaaaaaaaaaaaaaaaaaaaaaaaaagcatggggtCTGGAAACTTGCTCTCAGTTTGTTGTACTAGATTGTTTAGTAGTTGGTCTGCCTTTTACTAGACATGCTGTTCTCTGTACCTCAGTGTCCTCATGCATGCATCTGAGTCAAATTCTATGTTGACTCTGTATATAATAGATCTGATGCATCCTTATAAACTGCACCAGCTGggtcctggggtggggtggggccctGAAATGGGATCTCTGCTCcacttggtctttttttttttttttttttttcgagagagtcttcctctgtcaggctggagtgcagtggcactatctctgcttactgcaacctctgcctcccaagacaggttcaagcgattctcctgtctcagcctcctgagtggctgggattacaggcatgtgccagcacgcccagctaattgttgtatttttaatagagacagggtttcactatgttggccaggctggtctcgaactcctgacatcaggtgatccacctgcctcggcctcccaaagcgctgggattatagacgtgagccactgtgcccggcctccactTGCTCTTATACTCCAGCAGGTCACAGGCTCACAAAGTCATAGCAGTCACAATGGTCCGAGAAAATGAACAGAGGTGTGCATTCTGTCAGCTAAAACAAGTCACAATGCCAGCATAGAttcaagaaatggaaaacagTCTTCAGCTTTTGTTGAAATAAGGGGCTACAACATCACATTGTCAAGAGTGAAGGATTTGGTCACTTCTGCCATCTCCCACAGAAAGTAATTCTTGAGCTATCATATGTGGTCTATATTTTCTTGTTCATATTAGTTTCTCAGTGCTTTTTAATGTGTGATTGaaaactgtattagtttcctcgggctgctgtaacaaagtaccagaaACTGAGTAGCTTCAAACAACAGAGattaattatctcacagttctggagaatagaaatctgaaatcaagctGTCAGCAGGGCCGTGCTCTCTCAAAAGCTCTAGAGAAgaattcttcctttcctcttcctacCCTCGGTTTCctgcaatctttggcattccctGGCTTGTATCACTCCCGTttttcctccatcttcacatgtCAGTCTtccttctgggtgtgtctgtgcgcaaattttctcctcctttttagGATACGAATCATTGCATTAAGGCCCACCCTAATCTAGTGTGgtctcatcttaacttgattatatctgcaaagatcctGTTGGTCAATAAAGTCACGTTCATAGATTCTGGGGGTGAGGACTTGAACATATTTTTGGGATGGGGgcacacaattcaacccacaacaaAAGCCATGCATTTTTTCTGGTCTTTgtgatataaaaattatgtatatatgtatatttatagcattttatattttaaaacctttgtatcgccgggcgcggtggctcacgcctgtaatcccagcactttgggaggccgaggcgggcggatcacaaggtcaggagatcgagaccacggtgaaaccccgtctctactaaaaatacaaaaaaaaattagccgggcgcggttgtgggcgcctgtagtcccagctactcgggaggctgaggcaggagaatggcgtgaacccgggaggcggagcttgcagtgagccgagatcgcgccactgcactccagcctgggcgacagagcaagactccgtctcaaaaaaaaaaaaaaaaacctttgtatcttttcatttaatgTCACTGGCTCTGTCACTTTCTTAACGCAAATGATGTTCTTCATCACATTTGATCCCTGATCTACGTGAGTGCATGTCCATTCTTAAAAATCCCATCCACCCAAATGGCATACTATTTGGTATCTGTTTCTTTCCCTGCAGGTCATATATAATGGATAGTTCTCCACATCATTACATAACCAAATCATTTGCAATGCCTGCCTGGGATTCTTCAGTTTTTAGGGACTTTACCACCTTGTCCCCCAGTGGGCTTAACACTTTCCATTTCAGCGTATCCAATGTAGACCTGCTGACGTTCTTTCATTATTCTGTTTCATAGACTAAATTTGCCAAGGCTCACGTGTTCTATTATTCTGTTTATAAAAACTATCCAGACTGGGTAAATCTATGGAGATAGAGTGGAGATCTCTATGGAGCTGTGACCTAGGGCTGCGGTTGTGGTTGGGGGTTTGGGTTGGGGCCCGGAGACAGAATAAGAAATGACTAATGTTACAGGGATTTTCTTACGGGGTGGATGAAAATGTCATAAATCATCTTGCGATTTAAAATGGACTGTGCACAATTATGAATGCACTAAAGGCGATACAATTCATCACCTTAATTGGGTGAATCTTATCCACGGCATCCACATGGAGACAGCAGCAGACACAGGGAAAGAAGATGAGTAAATGTCTGAAATGGAGGCCGAAAGAGAGACAAGGAGAAGGCCTGTGAATGGAAGACACCGACTGCAGGGAAAACGGTCATATGTATACATCAGGGATCTGAGAACAGGGGTTCACACCGACAGTGTCACTGCCAGGAAGACAGGTCAAGCTGGCGATGTCGCTGGTGGCGTTTCCCACAGGAACGCAGATAGGCTGGGGGTTCGCGCTGGCATGGGCGCCGGCAGCCATGTCGGCAGGAAGGAGCGTCCCGCTGCACAGCTGAGGGGTAAGATAACCTGGCTGGTGATGTCGGCCATCAGAGTGGCCTCTCCTGCCAGCAAGTGTGTGATAGTAGCAAGTAGAAGGAGAGGTCTGTGTGTGAGGCCAGAACGCGGGAGGGGCTCTTCTGCGGCTGGGTGTGGGGCCCTGAGCAGGAATGTGGAGTAATGGCCGGATAACTGCATCACATTGGCCAGGAGGCTGGCAAGGACTTCGAGCTGAATGATGATAACGGGGAGTGACTGTGAGGCTCTGGGAGGGTCTGAGTGTAAAAGAAGATGGGTGTGGGGCCCCTGGGGAGTATGTGGGAGCTGTTGCTGTGTAGATGGAAGTCGTTGGGGAAGAATCTGGTTAGCTCTGTGAATTTCTAGGGATCTCCTCAGTGCTGGGGGCTGACTCTTGCAGAAAACTGGGGATGGTTGGAGAGTAGCTGGGAGACATGGAAGAGACCCTAAGGAATGGCAGTACAAAGGTCAGAGAGGTGGgggaggagcacagggaggtCTGTGAGTTTCTAGGAGACTCCTGTTTATTAGGGGCTGGCCCCAGGAGAAATCTGGGAATGGTTGGAGAGGAGCTGGGGGACACTGGAGAACCTCTAAGGGATGGGGATGCAAAGATGGGAGATATGGCCGAGGAGCACAGGGAGGTCTGGGGGTTGCTAGGTGATTCCTGGGCATGAGAGGCTGACTCCAAGAGAAATCTGTGGATGACTGGAGGGGAGCTGGGAGACACAGGAGAGTCCCTGAGGGCCGCAGGTGAGGAAATGGGAGACATGATGGAGGAAGGCCCTGAGATCTGTTGAGTTTGTCGGTGACCCCCGGGTGTGGGGGGCTGAGTGTTGCAGAAATCTTGGAATGATGGGAGAGTAACCGGGACACACACGAGAGTAGCTGAGGGCCTGGAGTAAAGAGTTGGGAGACATGGGGAGGGAGCCCTCTGAGGACCCTGAGTTTCCAGGTGTTTCCTGGGTGTGGGCGGCTGACTGGTGGAGAAAGGTGGGGAGGTCTGGAGAGACTGGGAGACATGGGAGTGTCCCCGAGAGCTGGGGGTGAAGAGATGGGACACATAGGGGAGGAGTGCAGGGAGGACTCTGGGTGTTACCTGGGTGTGCAGGCATGAATGTTGTAGAAATCTGGGGCCGGTTGGAGAGGAGCTAGGAGAAACCAGAGAGTCTCTGGGGGATGGGACTAAAGACATGGGAGACATGTgggaggagcacagggaggtCTCTGAGTTTGTCAGTGATTCCTGCATGTGAGGGGCTGACCCCGATAGAAATCTGGCGACGGTGGGAGAGGAGCTGGGAGACACAGGAGAGTCCCTGGGGGTTGCAGGTGAAGAGATGGGAGACATGATGGAAGAGAGGCCTGAGATGTGTGAGTCTGTAGGCGATTCCTGGGTTTGGGGAGCTGTCAGAGTAAGCTTGGGATGATGGCAGAGTAGCTGGGAGACACAGGAGAGTATCCAAGGGCCTggaagtgtgagccaccgcacctggccaacatacGCTATTTCTTGATGTGAGCCATCAAACGTTTGCAGGACATTTTCCCTGATGGCCTCAGACTGCCCCAAGTTTTCCCATCTTTCTTGCTTATAGTTCTCAAGAATAATTGTAGGGCTGCTAAAGTCTTTGGACAAGCCTTGTACTCACTCATTTTCGTGTATTCACTTTGCATAAGAAGTTCTTCCTGGAACAGCCATACTTCAGGCTCTTATAGTTCTTACTGTTGATGTATAGAAGTATTTAAGCATTAACTCCTTCCTACTCAACAGTGAAGTCAGCTACAGGGCTGCTCACTATGCAgtctagcatttgttattgtgCCATGGAGGTGACTGCTTCATGCAAATGTTTTTCTCCTGGTCATTCTCAGCCTTTTCTAGTTCTTGGAGATAGAATGACTCCAGGACAGATAATGTAGTTTGTTCTCCTAATTGTGAAGGATCTCAGTCAGTAGTTAAGGGCTGTCCACCTCACTTCAGAGAAATGTACCTGCTGAGGACATCTACTTCCTCCCACACTCCTGCTCAGTTGTTACTGATTTTGCAGTGTTTCCAccttattttgtgattttatcttTCACTTTATGCCTAGGTTTGACAAAATTAAATATGCTTCTATTGATATTTTTGAGATTTCAGCTAGGAGGGGGAAATCTAGACTTTTTGAAGCTGTTTTTAGAGacatcttttatatttaaaaaatttaatggaTTTTATACATAATCAATGCCATCTATTCTGTATGTCTCATTTAATGTACTTGGTAAATCCTGTTAATCTTACCTTAGGCCCATAGAACTTTATcttgaaaaataagtatttttccaatctgttgaTAAAAGTTGCACATGGACTCAATTTCACTTGAGAAGCCTGTGAGACAGTTCACAGCACTGATTACCAACTTAGATCTGAGTTCATCAAAACAGAACACACATGCGACAAGTTACATGAGATGGGTTTCCTACTTACAGGCAGCAAGGGGCATCAGAATCCTAAAAGTCATTGTGAGCTGGTCCCCCAAGGCTTGGGAAAGCTGCCTAGGGTGGATGGATGTGCAAAAGCACCAATTAAAAATACTGACAATGacacatattatttaaaaataaacagaaaagataGGAAGCAGCAGTAATTCTGAAGACTTCCTCCTAGACAACTGAAACGAAGACAAAAGCAATTAAGCATTATGAAAGGTAGAATGTGGGGCTACAACACTTGTCAAACAGTTTCAAAGAGAATGCAAAGAAAAGCAATAGAAGACTGAAGAGGTCACTGCTGAGAAAGCTACATAACCTAGAAATTATACCAAGTTCCTGCTATTAAAAACATACCTGAAAGaaagagtatttttttctattctgagtAGAAAAAAATCCATAGCTTGGATTACTCTATAAAGAAATAATGGATTATTCAAAAAGATTCTCTTTGGCATTaaataccagaagaaaatatattttcaaaatgatgtAGGAAAATCATTGTTAGCTAAAATTGTCTTCCTGAGCCAAGTTACCATTCAAGAGTCCATGACCACTGAGGACACTTTCAGGCAGGCACAGAAGTGAGCACacaaggaagacaggaaaaaaaaaaaaacaacaaacaatgtTAAATAGAATCCCCCTAGAAGAATACAACTCTTGACTCTATTTTGCTTTGTATTATGTTAAGCTTTTACATATTTccatttgttagtttttgttgctgtttctgTTGGTGTTCATTTATGTTATTGTTTCCATAACATCACCATGGGTCCTCATGTTTATTTGCCTTTCTCCTTTGATAAAGAAGTCATTTAAAGCTATCacctttctattttattctgagaactgctttttctgtatctcacGGGTTTGGGCATTAAGTGTTCTGATGTAGTACTTCCAAGGCGGTGTTAAAGTTCAGTTTTGATTTACCCTTTTAAAAAACTGGTTTAAGGAAAGCATTTCTTACCATCCAGGTATTGAAAACATTTTGGCAccttttatttacaatttttctgCAATAGGGTTAAATCTGGCCTATACAATCTCTATAAATTTTTCTATGGTATAGTTTGATTTTTGTGAATTTTACACAGCAAAAAGTGTTTAGTCATAAAatgttatgtatatattcatgtgtCATATGTAACTAAAATCTAGTTATTGATCCTTTTTAACCCTAAACTTTAGGCCCAAGAGTTTAATTACAAATTTTTGGCCTGTTGATGCCTTATTTTTCATTCACCACTTTTTAATTATAATATCTTTTCTGCAAAGCAAAATTATTGAGCAAATGATAGAAATTACTCTgacatttttaattattgaaacTGTCTTGGCCACCATAAATCACCATCCACTTATCCCTCAGTATATTTGGGGAATTGGTGCCAGAAACCCCTGTACACCTAAATCCATGCATACTCAAGTCCCACAGTTGGCCCTGTGTAAGCATGTATATAAAAAGTTGGCCCTCCatagggtgcagtggctcatgcctataatcctagcactttgggaggccaaggcaggcagatcatctgaggttgggagttcgagaccagcctgaccatcatggagaaaccccgtctctactaaaaatacaaaattagccaggaatggtggtgcatgcctgtaatcccagctactcgggagtctgaagcaggagaattgcttgaaactggagGTGGAGACTGTGcagagccgagatcgtaccattgcactccagcctgggcaagaagagtgaaactctgtctcaaaaaaaaaaaaaaaaaaaaagttggccctCCATATACTTGAGTTTTGGATCCTGCAAAAACTGTATTTTTGATCAGTGTTTGATTGAAAACCAATCCCCATATATGAGAATCCACACACTTCAAATACGTATTTGGTTTTATCTATAacttgtattttatattataaattatagaaaatataatttgtattatatataactatatataatatataaattataatttatctatACATCATAGGAAAGAAGCCAGTATAGGTCCCTAGCCTATTAGGGCTTTTTACAGTTTTATGTGCCCTTTCCAGGAGCCAATGTATGAATACTTGCTGTTCCCCTACCTGCACATTCATGAACTGACTAGAAATTCTCCTGGGATCGGGAGGCAGTTTTCTAGACATCAGCAACTGTTTTTCCAGACCTGGCACTGCCAGGTGTGCAACAATCTCTGGATTAATCCTCATAGAGATGGCTCCACTTAGGGTCATCTCGTAGGGACAGAATTTTACTAAGGATAACCCCATCAGTTACCCTTTAAGTTTTCCTTCCTGTCCCAAGGGTATCAACCTCTATTATCTGATCTCTCAGTTCAACTTTGAGCTTATTACCTTTCTGGGATCAGAGGCTTCAATATATGGTAATCCACAGGATTCAAGTTCATGATTCAGGGAAAAGGTCAGAAAGATATGTTAATCAAATCTTAAATATCAAAGAGTAACTAAAACCTTGCCTCATTAAAGCATTCTTGCAAGCATAATTTAGATGGTCAGCACTGAGTCAGGGAAGCACCCTTCTATTCAGAGTACTCTCACATCAGGGAACATATCCCAGAGGAAAGAGACAATACTACATGAGaagaacaaaaacatgaaaacagaGCTCCTTAATATTGCTTTGCATATATGAAAACAAGCCCACTTGCCCTCTATAGTTCCCACACATTCTCAATTCTTCATAGGAAACCATTTCTGGCCAAAATTTCTAGTTACCTATTTCCAGGgatctattttattttcagtgaggAATGTTCCTAGGAATCTATGTCCTAAATAGTAATCTGCTCATGCTAATCCAAACATAAACCTCATTATCCTGAGGGATCTTTTGCTATTTGGTTGCTTAGTCTTTCCTAAATAGTCAAAGAAGGAAATCTTtggatttcatttttgtttttgaataagTTTTACTCGTTATATCATTTATCATAGCACAACAGCATACGTTCCAAAAAGGCCAAACATAAACCAAAAAACTGAATAGATATATCCATAATCCCTTTCTATTCTAATccatacacaaatattttatcataatgGTTATATAAGTCaatattatttctatattatttttccacatttttcactATGTATCGTAGACACATTCCTAAAATTTACAAAATCTTCACATAAAACAGCAAGTGCTGTAAGGAACAGATTACAAGCTATCTCATTGGAAGATCATGTAGTAAAATTAAGCACTAAAATATGGTTTTCCAGCCTAAGTTTAAACACTACAGCAACCTTTCAATCTTCGCAGTAAGTCCATTAGTGTTAGTATTCCATTTACTCTTTATGGAAAAAGGTCTAACACACTGGCAGCTGGCTTTGGCATATGATTTTCTCTGATTCAGGTCAGAGTGCTTTCTGCAAGGAAAAGtgccaatatttattattttcgtAGGAATATGTCATAAGAATCAAGTTTAATGTTGTATATGGAATTGCTAGGTTGAAAAGTCATTCATagattttccccctttcttttccAGAACAAATTTCAGACGCACAATTAACAGAGGACTGGAAGTTTTCTCACATATATTGTTTTTTACAGTAGTTCTTCCCACAACATGTACTaccttaaaataaactttttaaaagaataaaagggaatAAATCCAGCTGACTTAGAAACTAGTTACATTCATAGAGTTTCTCTTCAGTATGAGTTGCCTGATGCCTGATAAGTTTATAGCTATTAATGAAAGCTTTTCCACACTGAATACATGTaaagggtttctctccagtgtgagttctttGATGCACAATAAGTCGAGCACTCAAGCTAAATGTTTTTCCACACTGATTACATTCAAacggtttctctccagtatgagttctCTGATGTTGAGTAAGGCATGAACTCTGTCTGAAGGACTTCCCACATTGACTGCATTCATAGGGCTTTTCTCCAGTATGAGTTCTCTGATGTACAACAAGAACATAACTCTGGCTGAAGGATTTCCCACACTGATTACATTCATATGGTTTTTCcccagtgtgaattctctgatgcaTAATGAGGTGAGAACTGCGGTTAAAAGATTTTCCACATTCACTACATTCAtacggtttctctccagtgtgtgtTCTTTGATGTGCAACAAGCTGAGAGCTCCAGCTGAAGGATTTCCCACACTGATTACATTCAaagggtttttctcctgtgtgagttctctgatgagCAACAAGTTTATAACTTTGACTGAAGGATTTCCCACACTGATTGCATTCATAGggcttttctccagtatgaattctttgatGTGCAATAAGTTTATAGCTCTGGATAAATGATTTCCCACACTGATTACATTCATAGGGCTTCTCTCCGGTATGTGTTCTTTGATGTGCAATAAGTTTATAGCTCTGCCTGAATGACTTTCCACATTGATTGCATTcataaggcttctctccagtatgagttctTTGATGCACAACAAGGACATAACTCTGGCTAAAGGATTTCCCACACTGATTACACCtgtaaggcttctctccagtatgagttctCTGATGGGAAACAAGGTGTGAACTCCGGCCGAAGGATTTTCCACATTCACtacattcataaggtttctccCCTGTATGAGTTCTCTGATGTGCAACAAGATGAGAGCTCCAGCTGAAGGATTTCCCACACTGATTACATTCAAAAGGTTTCTCTTCAGAATTATTTCTCATGCTTTGAGTAACGGAGGAACTCTGAGAGGTTTTACTACACTTATATTGACTCTCTTCAAAAGGAATTCTCTGTTGTTCATTATGGGATATGTTGGGGTTCAAAACTTGCCCACATTCTTTAAAATCAAAGGTTTTTCCTCCTCCATGAATTTTTTCATGTATATGTAGGGGTGTACCATGGCAAAAAGATTGAATACTGTCACTAAATCCATAGGATTTGTCTTTTGTTTGAGTTCTTGTAAACTGAATAAGGTGAATGCTCTCAGGGGGTTTTCCACATTCATTATTTTCATATAGAGTCTCATTCTCATTAATCTTCTGATGACTGTTTACAGCAGAATTAAGATGCCATTTTTTAGCATGTGATACATGTTTATGAAAATGGTTTCTTATGGATATAATTGGGGACGAAAATAGACTGGAATTCAGACCACTCTTCTCCCCAGGTTCATCACTTTTGCAGACTCTCTCATGAATAACTGCATTCCTTTGAGTGAATGCCACTTCCTGCAAAAGTATCTCTTGTTTTTCCTG is a genomic window containing:
- the ZNF180 gene encoding zinc finger protein 180 isoform X4, with translation MAEQDEKPPEPPKACAQDSFLPQEIIIKVEGEDTGSLTIPSQEGVNFKIVTVDFTQEEQGTWNPAQRTLDRDVILENHRDLVSWDLTTAVGKKDPTSKQSIFDEEPANGVKIERLTRDDPWLSSCEEVGDYKDQLEKQQEKQEILLQEVAFTQRNAVIHERVCKSDEPGEKSGLNSSLFSSPIISIRNHFHKHVSHAKKWHLNSAVNSHQKINENETLYENNECGKPPESIHLIQFTRTQTKDKSYGFSDSIQSFCHGTPLHIHEKIHGGGKTFDFKECGQVLNPNISHNEQQRIPFEESQYKCSKTSQSSSVTQSMRNNSEEKPFECNQCGKSFSWSSHLVAHQRTHTGEKPYECSECGKSFGRSSHLVSHQRTHTGEKPYRCNQCGKSFSQSYVLVVHQRTHTGEKPYECNQCGKSFRQSYKLIAHQRTHTGEKPYECNQCGKSFIQSYKLIAHQRIHTGEKPYECNQCGKSFSQSYKLVAHQRTHTGEKPFECNQCGKSFSWSSQLVAHQRTHTGEKPYECSECGKSFNRSSHLIMHQRIHTGEKPYECNQCGKSFSQSYVLVVHQRTHTGEKPYECSQCGKSFRQSSCLTQHQRTHTGEKPFECNQCGKTFSLSARLIVHQRTHTGEKPFTCIQCGKAFINSYKLIRHQATHTEEKLYECN
- the ZNF180 gene encoding zinc finger protein 180 isoform X2 → MRSPQSPRRPVHRDRVSLCCSGCSRTPGITPSSHLGLPKCRDYRDSFLPQEIIIKVEGEDTGSLTIPSQEGVNFKIVTVDFTQEEQGTWNPAQRTLDRDVILENHRDLVSWDLTTAVGKKDPTSKQSIFDEEPANGVKIERLTRDDPWLSSCEEVGDYKDQLEKQQEKQEILLQEVAFTQRNAVIHERVCKSDEPGEKSGLNSSLFSSPIISIRNHFHKHVSHAKKWHLNSAVNSHQKINENETLYENNECGKPPESIHLIQFTRTQTKDKSYGFSDSIQSFCHGTPLHIHEKIHGGGKTFDFKECGQVLNPNISHNEQQRIPFEESQYKCSKTSQSSSVTQSMRNNSEEKPFECNQCGKSFSWSSHLVAHQRTHTGEKPYECSECGKSFGRSSHLVSHQRTHTGEKPYRCNQCGKSFSQSYVLVVHQRTHTGEKPYECNQCGKSFRQSYKLIAHQRTHTGEKPYECNQCGKSFIQSYKLIAHQRIHTGEKPYECNQCGKSFSQSYKLVAHQRTHTGEKPFECNQCGKSFSWSSQLVAHQRTHTGEKPYECSECGKSFNRSSHLIMHQRIHTGEKPYECNQCGKSFSQSYVLVVHQRTHTGEKPYECSQCGKSFRQSSCLTQHQRTHTGEKPFECNQCGKTFSLSARLIVHQRTHTGEKPFTCIQCGKAFINSYKLIRHQATHTEEKLYECN
- the ZNF180 gene encoding zinc finger protein 180 isoform X5, with amino-acid sequence MAEQDEKPPEPPKACAQEGVNFKIVTVDFTQEEQGTWNPAQRTLDRDVILENHRDLVSWDLTTAVGKKDPTSKQSIFDEEPANGVKIERLTRDDPWLSSCEEVGDYKDQLEKQQEKQEILLQEVAFTQRNAVIHERVCKSDEPGEKSGLNSSLFSSPIISIRNHFHKHVSHAKKWHLNSAVNSHQKINENETLYENNECGKPPESIHLIQFTRTQTKDKSYGFSDSIQSFCHGTPLHIHEKIHGGGKTFDFKECGQVLNPNISHNEQQRIPFEESQYKCSKTSQSSSVTQSMRNNSEEKPFECNQCGKSFSWSSHLVAHQRTHTGEKPYECSECGKSFGRSSHLVSHQRTHTGEKPYRCNQCGKSFSQSYVLVVHQRTHTGEKPYECNQCGKSFRQSYKLIAHQRTHTGEKPYECNQCGKSFIQSYKLIAHQRIHTGEKPYECNQCGKSFSQSYKLVAHQRTHTGEKPFECNQCGKSFSWSSQLVAHQRTHTGEKPYECSECGKSFNRSSHLIMHQRIHTGEKPYECNQCGKSFSQSYVLVVHQRTHTGEKPYECSQCGKSFRQSSCLTQHQRTHTGEKPFECNQCGKTFSLSARLIVHQRTHTGEKPFTCIQCGKAFINSYKLIRHQATHTEEKLYECN
- the ZNF180 gene encoding zinc finger protein 180 isoform X3 — translated: MRACAESRREAGRGAQDVSTLLCLEESMAEQDEKPPEPPKACAQEGVNFKIVTVDFTQEEQGTWNPAQRTLDRDVILENHRDLVSWDLTTAVGKKDPTSKQSIFDEEPANGVKIERLTRDDPWLSSCEEVGDYKDQLEKQQEKQEILLQEVAFTQRNAVIHERVCKSDEPGEKSGLNSSLFSSPIISIRNHFHKHVSHAKKWHLNSAVNSHQKINENETLYENNECGKPPESIHLIQFTRTQTKDKSYGFSDSIQSFCHGTPLHIHEKIHGGGKTFDFKECGQVLNPNISHNEQQRIPFEESQYKCSKTSQSSSVTQSMRNNSEEKPFECNQCGKSFSWSSHLVAHQRTHTGEKPYECSECGKSFGRSSHLVSHQRTHTGEKPYRCNQCGKSFSQSYVLVVHQRTHTGEKPYECNQCGKSFRQSYKLIAHQRTHTGEKPYECNQCGKSFIQSYKLIAHQRIHTGEKPYECNQCGKSFSQSYKLVAHQRTHTGEKPFECNQCGKSFSWSSQLVAHQRTHTGEKPYECSECGKSFNRSSHLIMHQRIHTGEKPYECNQCGKSFSQSYVLVVHQRTHTGEKPYECSQCGKSFRQSSCLTQHQRTHTGEKPFECNQCGKTFSLSARLIVHQRTHTGEKPFTCIQCGKAFINSYKLIRHQATHTEEKLYECN
- the ZNF180 gene encoding zinc finger protein 180 isoform X6, giving the protein MRNNSEEKPFECNQCGKSFSWSSHLVAHQRTHTGEKPYECSECGKSFGRSSHLVSHQRTHTGEKPYRCNQCGKSFSQSYVLVVHQRTHTGEKPYECNQCGKSFRQSYKLIAHQRTHTGEKPYECNQCGKSFIQSYKLIAHQRIHTGEKPYECNQCGKSFSQSYKLVAHQRTHTGEKPFECNQCGKSFSWSSQLVAHQRTHTGEKPYECSECGKSFNRSSHLIMHQRIHTGEKPYECNQCGKSFSQSYVLVVHQRTHTGEKPYECSQCGKSFRQSSCLTQHQRTHTGEKPFECNQCGKTFSLSARLIVHQRTHTGEKPFTCIQCGKAFINSYKLIRHQATHTEEKLYECN